A part of Neovison vison isolate M4711 chromosome 6, ASM_NN_V1, whole genome shotgun sequence genomic DNA contains:
- the HHLA2 gene encoding HERV-H LTR-associating protein 2 isoform X2, which produces MLNAAVRLGHDGSMAGKELRAELEQRLGALAIHTEVVEHPEVFTVEEMMPHVQHLKGAHSTFLLASPNLITADEEQIVIGRLGEDIILPCSFESEPEVVIHWKNQDSYVHSYYKGSDHLEAQDHRYTNRTSLFHGEMHKGNASLSLRRLSLMDEGIYLCYVGTTSRTFINKVVLKVGAFITPMMKYEKRNTESFLICCVSSYPHPHISWKMENTTISESNKGEIETLDPLHVDSMINITGSNLSYECGIENSLLNQTWIGRWTLKDDLHKKQSEDFSLSCELTNSIFLLDQDFIVTWSKVERETSSILAYFLSSSQNTIINEPRVSWNKELINQSDFFLTLKDLRVSDSGEYLCNISSSKYTLLTTQTLHVVEQRQSRTTWIIILSFVILAICIFYMLKRYKHSRRERSSVYTERANTADAEESKAFTEHPASSGK; this is translated from the exons ATGTTGAATGCTGCTGTGAGACTGG GCCACGATGGCAGCATGGCAGGTAAGGAATTGCGGGCAGAGCTGGAGCAGCGTCTCGGTGCCCTGGCCATCCATACGGAGGTTGTGGAGCACCCGGAGGTGTTTACAGTTGAAGAAATGATGCCTCATGTCCAGCATTTGAAAGGAGCACACA GTACATTCCTTTTAGCGTCCCCTAATCTTATAACTGCTGATGAAGAGCAAATAGTCATTGGGAGACTTGGTGAAGATATAATTCTTCCTTGCTCATTTGAAAGTGAGCCTGAAGTTGTAATTCACTGGAAAAATCAAGATAGCTATGTTCACTCATACTACAAAGGCAGTGACCATTTGGAAGCACAAGATCACAGATACACGAACAGGACATCCCTCTTCCATGGAGAAATGCACAAAGGGAATGCCTCTTTATCTTTAAGAAGATTAAGCCTTATGGATGAAGGAATTTATTTATGCTATGTGGGAACAACATCTAGAACATTCATAAACAAAGTGGTACTAAAGGTGGGAG CTTTCATCACACCTATGATGAAATATGAAAAGAGGAACACAGAGAGCTTCTTAATATGCTGTGTGTCAAGTTATCCTCATCCACATATCTCATGGAAAATGGAGAACACAACCATCTCTGAAAGCAATAAGGGAGAAATTGAAACTTTGGATCCTCTTCATGTTGACAGTATGATAAATATTACAGGATCAAATTTATCTTATGAATGTGGTATTGAAAACTCATTACTGAACCAAACATGGATAGGGAGATGGACATTGAAAG ATGACCTTCATAAAAAGCAAAGTGAAGATTTTTCACTTTCATGTGAACTtacaaacagtatttttttaCTGGATCAAGACTTCATAGTCACTTGGTCCAAAGTGGAAAGAGAGACCTCCTCTATCCTGGCCTACTTTCTGAGCTCCTCACAAAATACAATCATCAATGAACCCCGAGTCTCCTGGAACAAAGAGCTAATAAACCAGAGTGACTTTTTCTTGACTCTGAAGGATCTTAGAGTTTCAGACAGTGGGGAATACTTATGCAATATTTCTTCAAGCAAATACACTTTACTGACCACCCAAACACTGCATGTAGTAG aacAGAGGCAAAGCAGAACCACCTGGATAATTATTCTGTCTTTTGTTATCCTGGCAATTTGCATATTCTATATgttaaaaagatacaaacattCCAGGAGAG aaaGGTCTTCTGTCTATACTGAGAGGGCCAACACTGCTGATGCAGAAGAAAGCAAG GCTTTTACAGAACACCCAGCCAGTAGTGGAAAGTAA
- the HHLA2 gene encoding HERV-H LTR-associating protein 2 isoform X3 produces the protein MKVQAVLSIILILVPSLSGFHGHDGSMAGKELRAELEQRLGALAIHTEVVEHPEVFTVEEMMPHVQHLKGAHSTFLLASPNLITADEEQIVIGRLGEDIILPCSFESEPEVVIHWKNQDSYVHSYYKGSDHLEAQDHRYTNRTSLFHGEMHKGNASLSLRRLSLMDEGIYLCYVGTTSRTFINKVVLKVGAFITPMMKYEKRNTESFLICCVSSYPHPHISWKMENTTISESNKGEIETLDPLHVDSMINITGSNLSYECGIENSLLNQTWIGRWTLKDDLHKKQSEDFSLSCELTNSIFLLDQDFIVTWSKVERETSSILAYFLSSSQNTIINEPRVSWNKELINQSDFFLTLKDLRVSDSGEYLCNISSSKYTLLTTQTLHVVEAKQNHLDNYSVFCYPGNLHILYVKKIQTFQERKVFCLY, from the exons ATGAAGGTACAGGCAGTGCTGTCTATCATCCTCATTCTTGTACCATCTCTAAGCGGATTTCACG GCCACGATGGCAGCATGGCAGGTAAGGAATTGCGGGCAGAGCTGGAGCAGCGTCTCGGTGCCCTGGCCATCCATACGGAGGTTGTGGAGCACCCGGAGGTGTTTACAGTTGAAGAAATGATGCCTCATGTCCAGCATTTGAAAGGAGCACACA GTACATTCCTTTTAGCGTCCCCTAATCTTATAACTGCTGATGAAGAGCAAATAGTCATTGGGAGACTTGGTGAAGATATAATTCTTCCTTGCTCATTTGAAAGTGAGCCTGAAGTTGTAATTCACTGGAAAAATCAAGATAGCTATGTTCACTCATACTACAAAGGCAGTGACCATTTGGAAGCACAAGATCACAGATACACGAACAGGACATCCCTCTTCCATGGAGAAATGCACAAAGGGAATGCCTCTTTATCTTTAAGAAGATTAAGCCTTATGGATGAAGGAATTTATTTATGCTATGTGGGAACAACATCTAGAACATTCATAAACAAAGTGGTACTAAAGGTGGGAG CTTTCATCACACCTATGATGAAATATGAAAAGAGGAACACAGAGAGCTTCTTAATATGCTGTGTGTCAAGTTATCCTCATCCACATATCTCATGGAAAATGGAGAACACAACCATCTCTGAAAGCAATAAGGGAGAAATTGAAACTTTGGATCCTCTTCATGTTGACAGTATGATAAATATTACAGGATCAAATTTATCTTATGAATGTGGTATTGAAAACTCATTACTGAACCAAACATGGATAGGGAGATGGACATTGAAAG ATGACCTTCATAAAAAGCAAAGTGAAGATTTTTCACTTTCATGTGAACTtacaaacagtatttttttaCTGGATCAAGACTTCATAGTCACTTGGTCCAAAGTGGAAAGAGAGACCTCCTCTATCCTGGCCTACTTTCTGAGCTCCTCACAAAATACAATCATCAATGAACCCCGAGTCTCCTGGAACAAAGAGCTAATAAACCAGAGTGACTTTTTCTTGACTCTGAAGGATCTTAGAGTTTCAGACAGTGGGGAATACTTATGCAATATTTCTTCAAGCAAATACACTTTACTGACCACCCAAACACTGCATGTAGTAG AGGCAAAGCAGAACCACCTGGATAATTATTCTGTCTTTTGTTATCCTGGCAATTTGCATATTCTATATgttaaaaagatacaaacattCCAGGAGAG aaaGGTCTTCTGTCTATACTGA
- the HHLA2 gene encoding HERV-H LTR-associating protein 2 isoform X1, with the protein MKVQAVLSIILILVPSLSGFHGHDGSMAGKELRAELEQRLGALAIHTEVVEHPEVFTVEEMMPHVQHLKGAHSTFLLASPNLITADEEQIVIGRLGEDIILPCSFESEPEVVIHWKNQDSYVHSYYKGSDHLEAQDHRYTNRTSLFHGEMHKGNASLSLRRLSLMDEGIYLCYVGTTSRTFINKVVLKVGAFITPMMKYEKRNTESFLICCVSSYPHPHISWKMENTTISESNKGEIETLDPLHVDSMINITGSNLSYECGIENSLLNQTWIGRWTLKDDLHKKQSEDFSLSCELTNSIFLLDQDFIVTWSKVERETSSILAYFLSSSQNTIINEPRVSWNKELINQSDFFLTLKDLRVSDSGEYLCNISSSKYTLLTTQTLHVVEQRQSRTTWIIILSFVILAICIFYMLKRYKHSRRERSSVYTERANTADAEESKAFTEHPASSGK; encoded by the exons ATGAAGGTACAGGCAGTGCTGTCTATCATCCTCATTCTTGTACCATCTCTAAGCGGATTTCACG GCCACGATGGCAGCATGGCAGGTAAGGAATTGCGGGCAGAGCTGGAGCAGCGTCTCGGTGCCCTGGCCATCCATACGGAGGTTGTGGAGCACCCGGAGGTGTTTACAGTTGAAGAAATGATGCCTCATGTCCAGCATTTGAAAGGAGCACACA GTACATTCCTTTTAGCGTCCCCTAATCTTATAACTGCTGATGAAGAGCAAATAGTCATTGGGAGACTTGGTGAAGATATAATTCTTCCTTGCTCATTTGAAAGTGAGCCTGAAGTTGTAATTCACTGGAAAAATCAAGATAGCTATGTTCACTCATACTACAAAGGCAGTGACCATTTGGAAGCACAAGATCACAGATACACGAACAGGACATCCCTCTTCCATGGAGAAATGCACAAAGGGAATGCCTCTTTATCTTTAAGAAGATTAAGCCTTATGGATGAAGGAATTTATTTATGCTATGTGGGAACAACATCTAGAACATTCATAAACAAAGTGGTACTAAAGGTGGGAG CTTTCATCACACCTATGATGAAATATGAAAAGAGGAACACAGAGAGCTTCTTAATATGCTGTGTGTCAAGTTATCCTCATCCACATATCTCATGGAAAATGGAGAACACAACCATCTCTGAAAGCAATAAGGGAGAAATTGAAACTTTGGATCCTCTTCATGTTGACAGTATGATAAATATTACAGGATCAAATTTATCTTATGAATGTGGTATTGAAAACTCATTACTGAACCAAACATGGATAGGGAGATGGACATTGAAAG ATGACCTTCATAAAAAGCAAAGTGAAGATTTTTCACTTTCATGTGAACTtacaaacagtatttttttaCTGGATCAAGACTTCATAGTCACTTGGTCCAAAGTGGAAAGAGAGACCTCCTCTATCCTGGCCTACTTTCTGAGCTCCTCACAAAATACAATCATCAATGAACCCCGAGTCTCCTGGAACAAAGAGCTAATAAACCAGAGTGACTTTTTCTTGACTCTGAAGGATCTTAGAGTTTCAGACAGTGGGGAATACTTATGCAATATTTCTTCAAGCAAATACACTTTACTGACCACCCAAACACTGCATGTAGTAG aacAGAGGCAAAGCAGAACCACCTGGATAATTATTCTGTCTTTTGTTATCCTGGCAATTTGCATATTCTATATgttaaaaagatacaaacattCCAGGAGAG aaaGGTCTTCTGTCTATACTGAGAGGGCCAACACTGCTGATGCAGAAGAAAGCAAG GCTTTTACAGAACACCCAGCCAGTAGTGGAAAGTAA
- the HHLA2 gene encoding HERV-H LTR-associating protein 2 isoform X5: MKVQAVLSIILILVPSLSGFHGHDGSMAGKELRAELEQRLGALAIHTEVVEHPEVFTVEEMMPHVQHLKGAHSTFLLASPNLITADEEQIVIGRLGEDIILPCSFESEPEVVIHWKNQDSYVHSYYKGSDHLEAQDHRYTNRTSLFHGEMHKGNASLSLRRLSLMDEGIYLCYVGTTSRTFINKVVLKVGAFITPMMKYEKRNTESFLICCVSSYPHPHISWKMENTTISESNKGEIETLDPLHVDSMINITGSNLSYECGIENSLLNQTWIGRWTLKDDLHKKQSEDFSLSCELTNSIFLLDQDFIVTWSKVERETSSILAYFLSSSQNTIINEPRVSWNKELINQSDFFLTLKDLRVSDSGEYLCNISSSKYTLLTTQTLHVVERSSVYTERANTADAEESKAFTEHPASSGK, from the exons ATGAAGGTACAGGCAGTGCTGTCTATCATCCTCATTCTTGTACCATCTCTAAGCGGATTTCACG GCCACGATGGCAGCATGGCAGGTAAGGAATTGCGGGCAGAGCTGGAGCAGCGTCTCGGTGCCCTGGCCATCCATACGGAGGTTGTGGAGCACCCGGAGGTGTTTACAGTTGAAGAAATGATGCCTCATGTCCAGCATTTGAAAGGAGCACACA GTACATTCCTTTTAGCGTCCCCTAATCTTATAACTGCTGATGAAGAGCAAATAGTCATTGGGAGACTTGGTGAAGATATAATTCTTCCTTGCTCATTTGAAAGTGAGCCTGAAGTTGTAATTCACTGGAAAAATCAAGATAGCTATGTTCACTCATACTACAAAGGCAGTGACCATTTGGAAGCACAAGATCACAGATACACGAACAGGACATCCCTCTTCCATGGAGAAATGCACAAAGGGAATGCCTCTTTATCTTTAAGAAGATTAAGCCTTATGGATGAAGGAATTTATTTATGCTATGTGGGAACAACATCTAGAACATTCATAAACAAAGTGGTACTAAAGGTGGGAG CTTTCATCACACCTATGATGAAATATGAAAAGAGGAACACAGAGAGCTTCTTAATATGCTGTGTGTCAAGTTATCCTCATCCACATATCTCATGGAAAATGGAGAACACAACCATCTCTGAAAGCAATAAGGGAGAAATTGAAACTTTGGATCCTCTTCATGTTGACAGTATGATAAATATTACAGGATCAAATTTATCTTATGAATGTGGTATTGAAAACTCATTACTGAACCAAACATGGATAGGGAGATGGACATTGAAAG ATGACCTTCATAAAAAGCAAAGTGAAGATTTTTCACTTTCATGTGAACTtacaaacagtatttttttaCTGGATCAAGACTTCATAGTCACTTGGTCCAAAGTGGAAAGAGAGACCTCCTCTATCCTGGCCTACTTTCTGAGCTCCTCACAAAATACAATCATCAATGAACCCCGAGTCTCCTGGAACAAAGAGCTAATAAACCAGAGTGACTTTTTCTTGACTCTGAAGGATCTTAGAGTTTCAGACAGTGGGGAATACTTATGCAATATTTCTTCAAGCAAATACACTTTACTGACCACCCAAACACTGCATGTAGTAG aaaGGTCTTCTGTCTATACTGAGAGGGCCAACACTGCTGATGCAGAAGAAAGCAAG GCTTTTACAGAACACCCAGCCAGTAGTGGAAAGTAA
- the HHLA2 gene encoding HERV-H LTR-associating protein 2 isoform X4, with the protein MAGKELRAELEQRLGALAIHTEVVEHPEVFTVEEMMPHVQHLKGAHSTFLLASPNLITADEEQIVIGRLGEDIILPCSFESEPEVVIHWKNQDSYVHSYYKGSDHLEAQDHRYTNRTSLFHGEMHKGNASLSLRRLSLMDEGIYLCYVGTTSRTFINKVVLKVGAFITPMMKYEKRNTESFLICCVSSYPHPHISWKMENTTISESNKGEIETLDPLHVDSMINITGSNLSYECGIENSLLNQTWIGRWTLKDDLHKKQSEDFSLSCELTNSIFLLDQDFIVTWSKVERETSSILAYFLSSSQNTIINEPRVSWNKELINQSDFFLTLKDLRVSDSGEYLCNISSSKYTLLTTQTLHVVEQRQSRTTWIIILSFVILAICIFYMLKRYKHSRRERSSVYTERANTADAEESKAFTEHPASSGK; encoded by the exons ATGGCAGGTAAGGAATTGCGGGCAGAGCTGGAGCAGCGTCTCGGTGCCCTGGCCATCCATACGGAGGTTGTGGAGCACCCGGAGGTGTTTACAGTTGAAGAAATGATGCCTCATGTCCAGCATTTGAAAGGAGCACACA GTACATTCCTTTTAGCGTCCCCTAATCTTATAACTGCTGATGAAGAGCAAATAGTCATTGGGAGACTTGGTGAAGATATAATTCTTCCTTGCTCATTTGAAAGTGAGCCTGAAGTTGTAATTCACTGGAAAAATCAAGATAGCTATGTTCACTCATACTACAAAGGCAGTGACCATTTGGAAGCACAAGATCACAGATACACGAACAGGACATCCCTCTTCCATGGAGAAATGCACAAAGGGAATGCCTCTTTATCTTTAAGAAGATTAAGCCTTATGGATGAAGGAATTTATTTATGCTATGTGGGAACAACATCTAGAACATTCATAAACAAAGTGGTACTAAAGGTGGGAG CTTTCATCACACCTATGATGAAATATGAAAAGAGGAACACAGAGAGCTTCTTAATATGCTGTGTGTCAAGTTATCCTCATCCACATATCTCATGGAAAATGGAGAACACAACCATCTCTGAAAGCAATAAGGGAGAAATTGAAACTTTGGATCCTCTTCATGTTGACAGTATGATAAATATTACAGGATCAAATTTATCTTATGAATGTGGTATTGAAAACTCATTACTGAACCAAACATGGATAGGGAGATGGACATTGAAAG ATGACCTTCATAAAAAGCAAAGTGAAGATTTTTCACTTTCATGTGAACTtacaaacagtatttttttaCTGGATCAAGACTTCATAGTCACTTGGTCCAAAGTGGAAAGAGAGACCTCCTCTATCCTGGCCTACTTTCTGAGCTCCTCACAAAATACAATCATCAATGAACCCCGAGTCTCCTGGAACAAAGAGCTAATAAACCAGAGTGACTTTTTCTTGACTCTGAAGGATCTTAGAGTTTCAGACAGTGGGGAATACTTATGCAATATTTCTTCAAGCAAATACACTTTACTGACCACCCAAACACTGCATGTAGTAG aacAGAGGCAAAGCAGAACCACCTGGATAATTATTCTGTCTTTTGTTATCCTGGCAATTTGCATATTCTATATgttaaaaagatacaaacattCCAGGAGAG aaaGGTCTTCTGTCTATACTGAGAGGGCCAACACTGCTGATGCAGAAGAAAGCAAG GCTTTTACAGAACACCCAGCCAGTAGTGGAAAGTAA